The following proteins come from a genomic window of Elusimicrobiota bacterium:
- the nuoK gene encoding NADH-quinone oxidoreductase subunit NuoK: protein MSGLFGYLVVGAVLLALGVYGALARRNLLGVLIGIELIFNAANINFVALNRYLHPGQPLGQAAAIFVIALAAAEAVVGLALVLTIYRNFRTVLSEDLNLLKG from the coding sequence GTGAGCGGCCTGTTCGGTTATCTGGTCGTGGGCGCGGTGCTGTTGGCTTTGGGTGTCTACGGCGCCCTGGCCCGGCGGAACCTGTTGGGGGTGCTCATCGGCATTGAGTTGATTTTCAACGCGGCCAACATCAACTTCGTCGCCTTGAACCGGTATTTGCACCCGGGCCAACCGCTCGGTCAGGCGGCGGCCATTTTTGTGATCGCCCTGGCGGCGGCCGAGGCGGTGGTGGGCTTGGCCCTGGTGCTCACCATCTATCGCAATTTCCGGACCGTCCTGTCCGAAGATCTGAATTTGTTAAAGGGTTAA
- a CDS encoding NADH-quinone oxidoreductase subunit I: MSYFKTVAVNSWGLIKGLGITLKYLFTPAITVQYPYEKLTLSDRYRGALAFHPDICISCEMCVRACPSNCISLEAKRNEETKKKDLAWYKIDFGKCNYCRLCEEICPTKPKSVHHTKEYELTFNDRSDFMQEWKTAVSQPQASEPGQIWSKHLTLGQKLGPNPATNASATPSTPAGMFHD, encoded by the coding sequence ATGAGCTACTTTAAAACCGTCGCCGTCAATTCCTGGGGTTTGATCAAAGGGCTGGGCATCACCTTGAAATACCTCTTCACGCCCGCCATCACCGTTCAGTACCCCTACGAAAAGCTGACCCTGTCGGACCGCTACCGCGGCGCCCTGGCCTTCCACCCGGACATCTGTATTTCCTGTGAGATGTGCGTTCGGGCCTGTCCGTCGAATTGCATTTCCCTCGAGGCCAAACGCAACGAGGAAACCAAGAAAAAAGACCTCGCCTGGTACAAAATCGACTTCGGCAAGTGCAACTATTGCCGGCTCTGCGAGGAAATTTGCCCGACAAAACCGAAATCCGTCCACCACACGAAGGAATACGAATTGACGTTCAACGACCGGTCGGATTTCATGCAGGAATGGAAGACCGCCGTTTCTCAACCCCAGGCTTCGGAGCCCGGGCAAATCTGGAGCAAACATTTGACACTGGGCCAGAAGCTCGGCCCCAACCCGGCCACCAACGCGTCGGCGACGCCGTCCACCCCGGCGGGAATGTTCCATGATTGA
- the tatC gene encoding twin-arginine translocase subunit TatC produces the protein MNRLPSDTPNDRARPLGDHLLELRRRLWLSIAAFALLAIPGWTLSERLIHQISRVTGPLVFLGPTEAFAARLKLSAVLALALGAPIFIYHAWRFVGVALTVSERRVLLGALPFSYLLLLLGASFGWFLIVPTGLRFLLGFASADLRPTLSVHACVSFALWTSLGLGLLFQLPVVVGALARWGWVRAATLARYRRHAVLGILVVAAVLTPGPDVFSQLLLAVPTYVLFEVSVTLARFLEP, from the coding sequence GTGAATCGCCTTCCGAGCGACACCCCCAACGACCGGGCACGGCCTTTAGGGGATCACCTGCTCGAACTGCGGCGGCGTCTGTGGCTGTCGATCGCCGCGTTCGCCCTGCTGGCGATCCCCGGTTGGACCCTGAGCGAGCGCTTGATCCATCAAATTTCCCGCGTGACCGGCCCGCTCGTGTTTCTCGGGCCGACGGAAGCCTTCGCGGCGCGTCTGAAACTTTCAGCGGTGCTCGCCCTGGCCCTGGGCGCGCCGATTTTTATTTACCACGCCTGGCGCTTCGTCGGGGTGGCCCTCACGGTGAGCGAGCGACGGGTTCTGTTGGGCGCGCTGCCGTTTTCCTATTTGCTCCTGCTCCTCGGGGCCTCTTTCGGATGGTTCTTGATCGTTCCCACCGGCCTGCGCTTCCTGCTGGGCTTCGCCTCGGCGGACCTGCGTCCCACGTTGTCCGTTCACGCCTGCGTGTCGTTCGCCTTGTGGACTTCCCTGGGATTGGGCCTGTTGTTTCAATTGCCGGTCGTTGTGGGGGCGCTGGCGCGGTGGGGGTGGGTGCGCGCGGCGACCTTGGCGCGCTACCGCCGGCACGCGGTCTTGGGGATCCTCGTCGTGGCGGCGGTGTTGACGCCCGGACCCGACGTGTTTTCTCAATTGCTCCTGGCCGTCCCCACCTACGTTTTGTTCGAGGTTTCCGTCACGCTCGCGCGGTTTTTGGAACCTTGA
- a CDS encoding polyprenyl synthetase family protein, whose amino-acid sequence MSHPALRVLEPILRAGEARDLAVFLAEVEAALAGVAGLKNGFLSRLSEYVMTGSGKRVRPGLVFLAAQFGRFDRGALLDAALAMEMIHIATLVHDDLVDEAVIRRQRPTVGVKFGEGAAVLLGDHVYAEAFRRLSRLNRPDLLSLLADTTMAMCEGEIAQYEARYKFDLDEATYLTFLKRKTASLMAAACRTGGLLSGLPDEQTRALETFGDKLGIAFQIVDDILDVEGDEAVVGKTLHTDITHGKMTLPLIDYAAGLTDAKAREAFHDTLRSPHGRVDALIADLRRSGVLERSKQKVRALLAEAEAALAVLPDRPARALLLDVARRLSDRKL is encoded by the coding sequence ATGAGCCATCCGGCGCTCCGCGTGCTCGAACCGATCCTGCGCGCGGGGGAGGCGAGGGATTTGGCCGTTTTTCTGGCCGAGGTGGAAGCCGCTTTGGCCGGCGTGGCCGGATTGAAAAATGGCTTTTTGTCTCGTTTGAGCGAGTACGTCATGACGGGCTCCGGCAAGCGGGTGCGGCCGGGGCTTGTTTTTTTGGCGGCCCAGTTCGGCCGGTTCGACCGGGGAGCCCTCCTGGACGCGGCCCTGGCCATGGAAATGATTCACATCGCGACCTTGGTGCACGACGACCTTGTGGACGAAGCGGTCATCCGGCGCCAGCGGCCGACGGTGGGCGTCAAGTTCGGCGAGGGCGCGGCGGTCCTGCTCGGCGACCACGTCTACGCCGAGGCGTTTCGGCGCTTGAGCCGGCTGAATCGGCCGGATCTCCTGTCGTTGTTGGCCGACACGACCATGGCGATGTGCGAGGGGGAAATCGCCCAATACGAAGCCCGTTACAAATTCGATTTGGACGAAGCCACTTATTTGACCTTTTTGAAGCGGAAAACCGCCTCGCTCATGGCGGCCGCGTGCCGAACCGGGGGCCTTTTGTCGGGTTTGCCCGACGAGCAAACCCGCGCCCTCGAAACCTTCGGCGACAAACTCGGGATCGCCTTCCAAATTGTCGACGACATCTTGGACGTGGAAGGCGATGAGGCCGTGGTGGGCAAGACCCTGCACACCGACATCACCCACGGCAAAATGACCCTGCCCCTCATTGATTACGCCGCGGGCTTGACCGACGCCAAGGCACGCGAGGCCTTTCACGACACCTTGCGATCCCCCCACGGGCGCGTGGACGCGCTGATCGCGGATTTGCGCCGCTCCGGCGTGCTCGAACGTTCCAAGCAAAAGGTGCGCGCGCTGTTGGCGGAGGCGGAGGCGGCCCTGGCCGTCCTGCCGGACCGTCCGGCGCGGGCGCTGCTTTTGGATGTCGCTCGTCGGTTGTCGGACCGGAAATTGTAA
- a CDS encoding NADH-quinone oxidoreductase subunit M produces the protein MLSLITFLPMVGAVALMLLPKDNKALLRGAATLTAALAFGASLVAWKSFDAASPAFQLVERASWIPTLGVQYFLGVDGLSMPMVLLTTFLSLVSIIASYGIENRLKEYFFWFLVLEAGMLGVFVSLDMFLFYVFWEITLVPMYFLIGIWGGPKKEYAAVKFFLYTLSGSVFMLLAILALYFSSAPRTFDMLALANQSSNFVGARFIFVFLALFVGFAVKVPAFPFHTWLPLAHVEAPTAVSVILAGVLLKMGTYGILRVCYPILPEATRWFMPILIIIAFINIVYGAFCALSQKDIKRMVAYSSVNHMGYCLLGMAAVTGTNAAAGLSGAVFQMVTHGIITGSLFLLVGVIYDQAHTRNIDDFGGLGARLPVFAGIMTVQAMASLGLPGLAGFVGEFLCFLGGFGQVASRIWVGLSVIGILVTAAFFLKLIKDVFLGPFNPRWEGKLSEMNARELVTVVPLVILTIALGVYPALLLNMMDPTIAELVRRVVGG, from the coding sequence ATGCTGAGTCTCATTACATTTTTGCCGATGGTGGGGGCCGTGGCCTTGATGCTGCTGCCCAAGGACAACAAAGCGCTCCTACGCGGCGCGGCGACGTTGACGGCCGCGCTGGCCTTCGGGGCCTCCCTGGTCGCCTGGAAATCCTTTGACGCGGCATCGCCCGCGTTTCAACTGGTGGAACGGGCGTCCTGGATCCCGACCCTCGGGGTGCAGTACTTCCTCGGCGTTGACGGCCTGTCGATGCCGATGGTGTTGTTGACGACCTTCCTTTCGCTGGTGTCGATCATCGCCTCTTACGGCATCGAAAACCGGCTGAAGGAATATTTTTTCTGGTTCCTGGTTCTTGAAGCGGGCATGCTGGGCGTGTTCGTGTCCCTCGATATGTTCCTGTTTTACGTGTTCTGGGAAATCACCCTGGTGCCCATGTACTTCCTGATCGGGATTTGGGGCGGCCCCAAAAAAGAATACGCCGCGGTGAAGTTCTTCCTCTACACCCTGTCGGGCAGCGTTTTCATGCTTCTGGCCATTTTGGCTCTTTACTTTTCAAGCGCACCGCGCACGTTCGACATGCTGGCCTTGGCCAACCAATCGTCCAATTTCGTCGGAGCGCGGTTCATCTTCGTGTTCCTGGCGCTCTTCGTCGGTTTCGCGGTCAAAGTGCCGGCGTTCCCGTTCCACACCTGGTTGCCTTTGGCCCACGTGGAGGCCCCCACGGCGGTGTCCGTGATTCTGGCGGGCGTTTTGCTTAAGATGGGCACCTACGGCATTTTGCGGGTGTGTTACCCCATCCTGCCCGAGGCGACGCGCTGGTTTATGCCGATCCTGATCATCATCGCCTTCATCAATATCGTCTACGGCGCTTTCTGCGCGTTGAGTCAAAAAGACATCAAGCGCATGGTCGCCTACTCCTCCGTCAATCACATGGGGTACTGTCTGTTGGGCATGGCGGCGGTGACGGGCACCAACGCCGCGGCCGGCCTTTCGGGCGCGGTGTTTCAAATGGTGACCCACGGGATTATCACCGGGAGTCTCTTTCTTTTGGTGGGCGTGATCTACGACCAGGCCCACACCCGCAACATCGACGACTTCGGCGGCCTCGGCGCCCGGCTGCCCGTTTTCGCCGGGATCATGACCGTGCAGGCCATGGCGTCCCTGGGACTGCCCGGTCTCGCGGGATTCGTGGGGGAATTCCTGTGCTTCCTGGGCGGGTTCGGCCAGGTCGCGAGCCGAATTTGGGTCGGCTTGTCGGTGATCGGCATTTTGGTGACGGCCGCGTTCTTTCTTAAACTCATCAAGGACGTTTTCCTTGGCCCCTTCAACCCGCGCTGGGAAGGGAAACTTTCCGAGATGAACGCGCGGGAACTTGTGACGGTGGTGCCGCTCGTCATTTTGACGATCGCGCTGGGCGTTTACCCCGCGTTGCTTTTGAACATGATGGACCCGACCATCGCCGAACTGGTGCGACGGGTGGTGGGGGGATAA
- the nuoL gene encoding NADH-quinone oxidoreductase subunit L: MLEHAYLIPLLPLAASLLILFFGKRLPLEGAFLGILAAGWGLVQSLGILISIYAHPHLLNNLGASGPFFEKSWDWFSVGFTRLEVGVLIDGMSAMMLVVVTLVSFLVQVYSVGYQHGKERFGRFFAYISFFTAAMLILVVSNNLFQFFMGWELMGLCSYLLIGFEFERPAAAQAGRKAFITTRIGDLGFYLGLLLLFTTTGSLNFNIIGSEHIGTLTPVATVIALLLLCGTIGKSAQLPLHVWLPDAMEGPTPVSALIHAATMVAAGVFLLARFHFVFALSEVALTVTAWVGGITALGAALSALTATDIKKVLAYSTISQLGFMVLGMGVGNPTAGLFHLTTHAYFKALLFLGAGSVIHAVHTNEMPLMGGLAKKMVFTAITMGVAWLAIIGFPFTSGFYSKEAILGAVYEKHQYTLFGIAAFSAFLTTFYMTRMMILTFYGTPRDAHRFGHAHESGPTMTIPLMVLAVPSAILGLLFHSHALSFDKWVQLTGKVAEHAAPVAEAAAAHGGHFVVLGASLTAVTLGLVLAIAMYVFKTPDPARLAAALPGVHRLLTDRLFDPFYLKVSEALCFLPARFLAAFDYIVIDQGIVDGVGRLGNLLSRIHRWWDDVVVDGVFVNGFGWAAQKLGAGVRALQTGAAQTYLLATAVGVFALVLWAVGVFG, encoded by the coding sequence ATGCTCGAACACGCTTACCTCATTCCTCTTTTGCCCCTGGCGGCCTCGCTCCTGATCCTCTTTTTCGGGAAGCGGCTGCCCTTGGAAGGGGCGTTTTTGGGCATCCTGGCGGCGGGTTGGGGGCTGGTGCAATCCCTGGGTATTTTGATTTCCATTTACGCTCACCCGCACCTCTTGAATAATCTCGGCGCCTCGGGGCCCTTTTTTGAAAAGAGCTGGGATTGGTTCAGCGTCGGGTTCACCCGCTTGGAAGTCGGCGTCTTGATCGACGGCATGTCGGCCATGATGCTCGTCGTCGTGACCCTGGTGTCTTTCCTGGTGCAGGTGTACTCGGTGGGCTACCAACACGGGAAAGAACGGTTCGGCCGGTTCTTCGCCTACATCTCCTTCTTCACCGCGGCCATGTTGATCTTGGTTGTCTCCAACAACCTCTTCCAATTTTTCATGGGCTGGGAATTGATGGGACTCTGTTCCTATCTCTTGATCGGTTTTGAGTTTGAGCGTCCGGCCGCGGCCCAAGCGGGCCGCAAAGCTTTCATCACCACGCGCATCGGCGATCTCGGGTTTTACCTGGGTCTGCTTCTCCTCTTCACCACCACCGGGAGCCTTAATTTTAACATCATCGGCAGCGAGCACATCGGCACCCTGACCCCCGTGGCCACGGTCATCGCCCTGCTGTTGCTCTGTGGAACCATTGGAAAGTCGGCCCAGTTGCCCTTGCACGTCTGGTTGCCGGACGCCATGGAGGGCCCCACCCCGGTGTCCGCCTTGATCCACGCGGCGACGATGGTGGCGGCGGGCGTTTTCCTTTTGGCCCGGTTCCATTTCGTGTTCGCCCTGTCGGAGGTGGCTCTCACCGTCACCGCCTGGGTGGGGGGCATCACCGCCCTCGGGGCGGCGCTCAGCGCCTTGACCGCCACCGACATTAAAAAAGTGTTGGCCTACTCGACCATCAGCCAATTGGGGTTCATGGTGTTGGGGATGGGGGTGGGCAACCCCACCGCGGGCCTGTTCCATCTGACCACCCACGCCTACTTCAAAGCGTTGTTGTTCCTCGGGGCGGGTTCCGTGATTCACGCCGTGCACACCAACGAGATGCCGCTCATGGGGGGTTTGGCCAAAAAAATGGTTTTTACGGCCATCACCATGGGGGTCGCCTGGCTGGCCATCATCGGGTTCCCCTTCACTTCGGGATTCTACAGCAAGGAAGCCATTTTGGGCGCCGTCTACGAAAAGCACCAGTACACCCTGTTCGGCATCGCCGCCTTTTCGGCGTTTTTGACCACGTTTTATATGACCCGCATGATGATTTTGACGTTTTACGGAACGCCCCGCGACGCCCACCGGTTCGGTCACGCCCACGAAAGCGGTCCGACCATGACGATCCCCCTGATGGTGTTGGCCGTCCCCTCGGCCATTTTGGGACTGCTTTTCCACTCGCACGCGCTCTCTTTTGACAAATGGGTCCAACTGACGGGAAAAGTCGCCGAACACGCGGCCCCCGTCGCGGAAGCGGCCGCCGCCCACGGGGGGCATTTCGTTGTTTTGGGGGCTTCCTTGACCGCGGTGACATTGGGGCTGGTTTTGGCGATCGCCATGTATGTGTTCAAAACTCCGGATCCCGCGCGGCTGGCCGCGGCCTTGCCCGGGGTCCACCGACTCTTGACCGATCGCCTGTTCGACCCTTTTTACCTTAAAGTGTCCGAGGCCCTGTGCTTCCTGCCCGCGCGCTTTTTGGCGGCCTTCGATTACATCGTGATCGATCAAGGGATCGTGGACGGCGTGGGACGTTTGGGGAATCTTCTTTCGCGGATCCACCGCTGGTGGGACGATGTCGTGGTGGACGGCGTGTTCGTGAACGGGTTCGGCTGGGCGGCGCAGAAACTCGGCGCCGGGGTGCGGGCGCTCCAAACGGGCGCCGCGCAGACGTATTTGTTGGCGACGGCGGTGGGCGTGTTCGCCCTGGTGCTGTGGGCCGTCGGCGTGTTCGGATAA
- a CDS encoding NADH-quinone oxidoreductase subunit N, with translation MTCSLGGLCALSAELLLTGAALVLLMWDAVRPAARRGPLAFSVLALAAAAWVAARTPDTVAYGVFVVDGTARFLKIVLLGAVVLVTALSASFKGFADREERFAWGTYLGLLLISTVGLLFLASASDFLMALIALEIVSVSSFVLVGFTRKDRRSSEAAIKYFLMGAFASGLMVYGISLFYGLTGGTSAAALNADTAGRVAALPLTAALLFVLVGFGFKLALAPFHMWVPDVYEGAPTPVTAFLSVAPKAAAFGLLMRLFSHAADLRILPLMALLAAITMTVGNLGALRQDNVKRLLGYSSIAQMGYVAIAFVAASALGSRAILLYLAAYVLMNLGAFAVVIAVADDAGREDVGSFDGLAARSLPLALTTTFFLLSLTGLPPFLGFIGKFSIFAAAVQAKGLMWLAVVGVVNSVVSFAYYFSIVRAMFFREPQQAGAPFLSRPLTAVLGVTLAATVLLGLYPAPLLAWVQRIVP, from the coding sequence TTGACCTGTTCGCTCGGCGGTCTTTGCGCTCTTTCAGCGGAGTTGCTCCTGACCGGAGCGGCCCTCGTCCTTTTAATGTGGGACGCTGTGCGACCCGCCGCGCGTCGGGGACCGTTGGCGTTTTCGGTTTTGGCTTTGGCCGCCGCGGCCTGGGTCGCCGCCCGGACGCCGGACACCGTCGCTTACGGGGTGTTCGTTGTCGACGGAACCGCCCGGTTCCTGAAGATCGTGTTGCTGGGCGCGGTCGTGTTGGTCACCGCGCTCTCGGCCTCCTTCAAAGGTTTCGCGGACCGGGAAGAACGCTTCGCCTGGGGCACCTATTTGGGATTGCTGTTGATCTCCACCGTCGGCCTCCTGTTCCTCGCGTCGGCCTCGGACTTCCTGATGGCGCTCATCGCCCTTGAAATCGTGAGCGTAAGCTCCTTCGTGCTTGTGGGGTTCACGCGCAAAGACCGCCGCTCCAGCGAAGCGGCCATCAAGTACTTCCTCATGGGGGCTTTTGCCTCGGGGCTCATGGTGTATGGAATTTCTTTGTTTTACGGTTTGACGGGGGGGACATCGGCCGCGGCATTAAACGCGGACACCGCCGGTCGGGTGGCCGCCCTGCCGTTGACCGCGGCGCTCCTTTTCGTTCTGGTGGGATTCGGTTTTAAATTGGCTCTGGCCCCTTTTCATATGTGGGTGCCGGACGTCTACGAGGGCGCGCCCACCCCGGTCACCGCGTTCCTGTCCGTCGCCCCCAAGGCCGCGGCCTTTGGTTTGTTGATGCGCCTTTTCTCCCACGCGGCGGACTTGCGGATCTTGCCGTTGATGGCGCTGCTGGCCGCGATCACCATGACGGTGGGCAACCTGGGCGCCCTGCGGCAGGACAACGTCAAACGCTTGTTGGGGTACTCTTCCATCGCCCAGATGGGCTACGTGGCGATCGCTTTTGTGGCGGCGAGTGCTCTGGGGTCCCGGGCGATCCTTTTGTATTTGGCGGCGTACGTGTTAATGAACCTCGGCGCTTTCGCCGTGGTCATCGCCGTGGCGGACGACGCCGGCCGCGAGGACGTCGGGTCTTTCGACGGTTTGGCCGCCCGGTCGCTGCCCTTGGCCCTGACAACGACCTTTTTCCTTTTGTCGCTGACGGGCCTTCCGCCGTTTTTGGGGTTCATCGGGAAGTTCTCGATATTCGCCGCCGCCGTCCAAGCCAAGGGGTTGATGTGGCTCGCCGTTGTGGGCGTGGTGAACAGCGTGGTGTCCTTCGCGTACTACTTTTCCATCGTGCGGGCCATGTTTTTCCGGGAACCGCAACAGGCCGGGGCGCCTTTTCTGTCCCGTCCGTTAACGGCTGTCCTGGGGGTGACGTTGGCCGCCACGGTGTTGCTGGGCCTGTACCCCGCCCCCCTCTTGGCTTGGGTTCAAAGGATCGTCCCCTAA
- a CDS encoding NADH-quinone oxidoreductase subunit J, whose protein sequence is MIEKTVFGLLAFLVIVPAALAVTLKSVFHCALFLVLSLTGVAGLFAMLGADFLFVTQLLVYAGGITVLLLFVVLLSGSPKDWVARQVNAQWIIGLLLSGMFVGLLAAVFKQMPVAETLPPAAPTTAALGLVLIRDWVLPFEAVSLVLLAALVGAVHFSKGRSR, encoded by the coding sequence ATGATTGAAAAAACCGTTTTCGGTCTTTTGGCTTTCCTCGTCATCGTTCCGGCGGCGCTGGCCGTGACCTTGAAAAGTGTTTTTCATTGCGCGCTCTTCCTCGTGCTTTCCTTGACGGGGGTGGCGGGTCTCTTCGCCATGCTCGGCGCCGACTTTTTGTTCGTCACCCAATTGTTGGTTTACGCGGGGGGGATCACCGTTTTGCTCTTGTTCGTGGTTTTGCTTTCCGGCAGTCCCAAGGATTGGGTGGCCCGGCAGGTCAACGCCCAATGGATTATCGGGCTTTTGTTGTCCGGCATGTTCGTGGGACTCTTGGCGGCCGTTTTCAAACAAATGCCCGTTGCCGAAACCCTGCCCCCCGCGGCGCCGACCACGGCCGCCCTGGGGTTGGTGTTGATCCGCGATTGGGTCCTGCCCTTTGAAGCGGTGTCCTTGGTTTTGTTGGCCGCCCTGGTGGGTGCGGTGCATTTCTCAAAGGGGCGGTCCCGGTGA
- the rpsB gene encoding 30S ribosomal protein S2 — protein sequence MATVSMKALLEAGVHFGHQTRRWNPKMAKYIFGARNNIHIIDLQKTVKELKKALTYVRDLAASGKVLLFVGTKKQAREAIAQEAARCGMPYIRDRWLGGTLTNFETVRRSAKRLQEQERMRASGVLSSLSKKEAMLREKEIKRLGKSLDGIKDMERLPDAVFIVDPVQEITAVTESRRMEIPVVSICDTNCDPDLIDYPMPGNDDAIRSVRLFCKLVADSVIEGVESAKGKNPAGVSEEAVEQEIPLTDAAPAPAEPAEAPAQ from the coding sequence ATGGCAACCGTATCCATGAAGGCGCTGCTCGAAGCCGGGGTCCACTTCGGACATCAAACCCGGCGTTGGAACCCCAAGATGGCGAAATACATCTTCGGGGCCCGCAACAACATCCACATCATCGATTTGCAAAAGACCGTCAAGGAGTTGAAGAAGGCCCTGACCTACGTCCGTGATTTGGCCGCGTCCGGGAAAGTCTTGCTCTTCGTCGGAACAAAAAAACAGGCCCGCGAAGCCATCGCGCAGGAAGCGGCGCGCTGCGGCATGCCCTACATCCGCGACCGTTGGTTGGGTGGAACCCTCACCAACTTCGAAACCGTCCGCCGGTCGGCGAAGCGGCTTCAAGAGCAGGAACGGATGCGCGCCAGCGGCGTGTTGAGCTCCTTGAGCAAGAAAGAGGCCATGCTGCGCGAAAAAGAAATCAAACGGCTCGGGAAATCCCTCGACGGCATCAAGGACATGGAGCGGTTGCCGGACGCGGTGTTCATCGTTGATCCGGTCCAGGAAATCACCGCCGTGACGGAGTCCCGCCGCATGGAAATTCCCGTCGTTTCCATTTGCGACACCAACTGCGACCCGGATCTCATCGACTACCCCATGCCGGGCAACGACGACGCCATTCGCAGCGTCCGGTTGTTTTGCAAACTGGTGGCCGACAGCGTCATCGAAGGGGTGGAGTCGGCGAAGGGCAAAAATCCCGCCGGTGTTTCCGAAGAAGCGGTCGAGCAGGAAATTCCCCTGACCGACGCCGCGCCCGCGCCGGCCGAACCGGCCGAAGCGCCGGCCCAGTAG
- a CDS encoding 4Fe-4S binding protein, which translates to MSAIDPDFQKNRTVVKKDEKYGYQVWGPFEPPTKQGIHGTWVAVDFDLCVADGACLDACPENVFAWVDTPGHPASAKKAAPAKEDACIFCMACESVCPVVAIKITPK; encoded by the coding sequence ATGTCCGCCATTGATCCCGATTTCCAGAAGAACCGCACCGTCGTCAAGAAAGATGAAAAATACGGCTACCAGGTTTGGGGCCCCTTCGAGCCTCCGACGAAGCAAGGCATTCACGGCACCTGGGTCGCCGTTGATTTCGACCTGTGCGTCGCCGACGGGGCCTGTCTCGACGCCTGCCCCGAGAACGTGTTCGCCTGGGTCGACACGCCGGGCCATCCCGCCTCGGCCAAGAAGGCCGCCCCGGCGAAGGAAGACGCCTGCATTTTCTGCATGGCCTGCGAGAGCGTCTGCCCCGTGGTGGCCATCAAGATCACCCCGAAATAA
- a CDS encoding twin-arginine translocase TatA/TatE family subunit has translation MFGMGWQELLLVLLIAVLFFGPNKLPELGKSLGKAIGAFKKGLKEGDDDARKSDPHTPQ, from the coding sequence ATGTTCGGCATGGGTTGGCAGGAATTGCTTTTGGTGTTGTTGATCGCCGTTTTGTTTTTTGGTCCGAACAAACTGCCCGAACTGGGCAAAAGTCTGGGCAAAGCCATCGGCGCCTTCAAAAAGGGTTTGAAGGAAGGCGACGACGACGCCCGGAAATCCGACCCCCACACCCCTCAGTAG
- the tsf gene encoding translation elongation factor Ts, whose product MADISSEMVAKLRATTGAGLMDCKRALTQTAGDVDKAIQILREQGAASAAKRVGRVAADGLVSSYIDPTGKTAVLMELNCETDFVARTDDFQKLLSELSQEAAKAAPAWRSPDDAPAARVRDLAAKLGENVQLRAGRFARFDRQSPGIFAVYIHPSGHFGKVGVLLELGVAGDGAAALATEEAKALARDLAMQVAAATPRWVRKEDVPLDTLENEKKIAVEQAKRENKPEKIWDKIAQGKTQQFYQQFCLMEQVFVKPVEGSAKPPLVGQVVESVSKKLGFTLVPRRFVRLKVGEED is encoded by the coding sequence ATGGCGGACATTTCCAGCGAGATGGTGGCGAAGCTCCGGGCGACGACCGGGGCGGGACTGATGGATTGCAAACGCGCGTTGACCCAGACCGCGGGCGACGTGGACAAGGCGATCCAGATTCTGCGCGAGCAGGGCGCGGCTTCGGCCGCGAAGCGCGTCGGTCGTGTGGCCGCGGACGGCCTGGTCTCCTCTTACATCGATCCGACCGGGAAGACCGCGGTGTTGATGGAATTGAACTGCGAAACGGATTTCGTGGCGCGGACCGACGACTTCCAAAAACTGTTGAGCGAACTTTCGCAGGAGGCCGCGAAGGCGGCCCCCGCCTGGCGTTCGCCCGATGACGCCCCGGCGGCCCGCGTTCGCGACCTCGCCGCCAAGCTGGGGGAAAACGTCCAGTTGCGGGCCGGTCGCTTCGCGCGGTTCGACCGTCAGTCCCCGGGCATTTTCGCCGTTTACATCCATCCCTCCGGTCATTTCGGGAAAGTCGGCGTGCTGTTGGAGCTCGGGGTCGCCGGCGACGGCGCCGCCGCCCTCGCCACCGAAGAGGCCAAAGCCCTCGCGCGCGACCTGGCGATGCAAGTGGCCGCCGCCACGCCGCGCTGGGTGCGCAAAGAAGACGTGCCCTTGGACACCTTGGAGAACGAAAAGAAAATCGCGGTCGAACAAGCCAAACGGGAAAACAAGCCCGAAAAAATTTGGGACAAGATCGCCCAAGGGAAAACGCAACAGTTTTACCAGCAATTCTGCCTCATGGAGCAGGTGTTCGTGAAGCCCGTTGAGGGCAGCGCGAAACCGCCCCTCGTTGGGCAGGTGGTGGAGTCTGTCTCCAAAAAGCTGGGGTTCACTTTGGTCCCCCGCCGTTTCGTTCGGTTGAAGGTCGGCGAGGAGGATTAA